A single region of the Plantactinospora soyae genome encodes:
- a CDS encoding glycoside hydrolase family 10 protein has translation MKLYRLRAAGLAVALLGSLAAVAAPATATAAPIADTATAPASTGTAGCATDAATPKRQLRAMWIASVVNIDWPTKASQTAPDRIAAQKAEYAGWLDLAERLNHNAVIVQVRPTADAFWPSPHEPWSEYLTGVRGQDPGWDPLAYLVTEAHKRNLEFHAWFNPYRISMPDGAGPDVDKLAPGHPARTNPGWAVPYPVNAAGSRLYYNPGIPEVRQFVQTAMLDAVKRYDIDGVHFDDYFYPYPAAGQDFADQATFERYGADFASKADWRRNNIDLLVREMGQRIKVVKPWVKFGVSPFGIWRNAAADPLGSETNGTQSYDANFADTRKWVKEEWVDYIVPQVYWNIGFTVADYAKLVPWWSEVVAGTRVQLYVGQADYKIGDPAQPAPWQDPAEMSRHLTFNRDHPQVAGNVHFSAVQVRANRLGATDVYAAAHYSRPALIPTMPHLPAKPLLFPVLTGAARQNDGVKLRWWQPADGLGPFGAATSYAIYRFDGLSLPGSCGFADAGHLVGTVRSTGRSTQSYLDETAEPGRRYSYYVTALDRLANESQPSPPWFVTR, from the coding sequence ATGAAGTTATATCGGCTCAGAGCCGCCGGGCTGGCCGTCGCGCTGCTCGGCTCGCTCGCCGCCGTCGCCGCGCCCGCGACCGCGACCGCCGCGCCAATAGCTGACACCGCCACCGCACCCGCATCCACCGGCACCGCAGGCTGCGCCACCGACGCCGCGACACCCAAGCGGCAGCTCCGGGCCATGTGGATCGCCAGCGTGGTCAACATCGACTGGCCGACCAAGGCGTCCCAGACCGCGCCGGACCGGATCGCCGCGCAGAAGGCCGAGTACGCCGGCTGGCTCGACCTGGCCGAGCGGCTCAACCACAACGCGGTGATCGTGCAGGTCCGGCCGACCGCCGACGCGTTCTGGCCGTCCCCGCACGAGCCGTGGTCGGAGTACCTGACCGGGGTACGCGGGCAGGACCCGGGCTGGGACCCGCTGGCGTACCTGGTCACCGAGGCGCACAAGCGCAACCTCGAATTCCACGCCTGGTTCAACCCGTACCGGATCTCCATGCCGGACGGCGCCGGCCCCGACGTCGACAAGCTCGCCCCGGGGCACCCGGCCCGGACCAACCCGGGCTGGGCCGTCCCCTACCCGGTCAACGCGGCCGGCTCGCGGCTCTACTACAACCCGGGCATCCCCGAGGTACGCCAGTTCGTCCAGACCGCCATGCTGGACGCGGTCAAGCGGTACGACATCGACGGCGTCCACTTCGACGACTACTTCTACCCGTACCCGGCGGCCGGGCAGGACTTCGCCGACCAGGCCACCTTCGAGCGGTACGGCGCCGACTTCGCCAGCAAGGCGGACTGGCGGCGGAACAACATCGACCTGCTGGTGCGGGAGATGGGCCAGCGGATCAAGGTGGTCAAGCCGTGGGTGAAGTTCGGGGTCAGCCCGTTCGGCATCTGGCGTAACGCCGCGGCCGACCCGCTCGGCTCGGAGACGAACGGCACCCAGTCGTACGACGCCAACTTCGCCGACACCCGCAAGTGGGTCAAGGAGGAGTGGGTCGACTACATCGTGCCGCAGGTCTACTGGAACATCGGGTTCACCGTGGCCGACTACGCCAAGCTGGTGCCCTGGTGGTCGGAGGTGGTGGCCGGTACCCGGGTGCAGCTCTACGTCGGGCAGGCCGACTACAAGATCGGCGACCCGGCCCAGCCGGCGCCCTGGCAGGACCCCGCCGAGATGTCGCGGCACCTGACCTTCAACCGGGACCACCCGCAGGTGGCGGGGAACGTGCACTTCAGCGCAGTCCAGGTCCGGGCCAACCGGCTCGGTGCCACCGACGTCTACGCCGCCGCCCACTACTCCCGGCCGGCCCTGATCCCGACCATGCCACACCTGCCGGCAAAGCCCCTGCTCTTCCCGGTGCTGACCGGCGCCGCCCGGCAGAACGACGGCGTCAAGCTGCGCTGGTGGCAGCCGGCCGACGGGCTCGGACCGTTCGGCGCCGCGACGTCGTACGCGATCTACCGGTTCGACGGGCTGAGCCTGCCCGGATCGTGTGGTTTCGCCGACGCCGGCCACCTGGTCGGCACCGTCCGGTCGACCGGCAGATCGACACAGTCCTACCTCGACGAGACGGCCGAGCCCGGCCGGCGGTACAGCTACTACGTCACCGCGCTGGACCGGCTGGCCAACGAGAGCCAGCCCAGCCCACCGTGGTTCGTAACGCGCTGA
- the folP gene encoding dihydropteroate synthase: protein MANALRLGRRTFAPGELAVMAIVNRTPDSFFDRGMTFAADSALRAVERAVAEGAEIIDIGGVKAGPGNEVDVPEEIRRTVGTIAAVRAAFPDVVISIDTWRAEVAVEAIAAGADLLNDTWSGADPALAEVAAATGVGLVCSHTGGLSPRTRPHRAAFDDVVADVARTVTGLADRAVRLGVRPDGILIDPAHDFGKNTRHSLEITRRLAELSDTGWPVLVALSNKDFIGETLDLPVDQRLEGTLAATALSAWLGAQVFRAHQVGPTRRLLDMVASIRGDRPPAVSRRGLA from the coding sequence ATGGCGAACGCGCTTCGGCTGGGGCGACGCACGTTCGCGCCCGGGGAACTCGCCGTGATGGCGATCGTGAACCGCACTCCGGACTCGTTCTTCGATCGCGGCATGACCTTCGCCGCCGACAGTGCGCTGCGGGCCGTCGAGCGCGCCGTGGCCGAGGGTGCGGAGATCATCGACATCGGCGGGGTGAAGGCGGGACCGGGAAACGAGGTCGACGTACCGGAGGAGATCCGCCGGACCGTGGGCACCATCGCCGCGGTCCGGGCCGCCTTTCCCGACGTGGTGATCTCGATCGACACCTGGCGGGCCGAGGTCGCGGTCGAGGCGATCGCCGCCGGAGCGGACCTGCTCAACGACACCTGGTCCGGCGCCGACCCGGCGCTCGCCGAGGTCGCCGCGGCCACCGGGGTGGGTCTGGTCTGCTCGCACACCGGCGGGCTGAGTCCGCGTACCCGCCCGCACCGGGCGGCGTTCGACGACGTGGTGGCGGACGTCGCCCGGACCGTCACCGGGCTCGCCGACCGAGCCGTCCGGCTCGGGGTACGCCCCGACGGCATCCTGATCGACCCCGCGCACGACTTCGGCAAGAACACCCGGCACTCCCTGGAGATCACCCGGCGCCTGGCCGAGCTCTCCGACACCGGCTGGCCCGTACTGGTGGCCCTGTCCAACAAGGACTTCATCGGGGAGACCCTGGACCTGCCGGTCGACCAGCGGCTGGAGGGCACCCTCGCGGCGACCGCGCTGTCTGCCTGGCTGGGCGCCCAGGTGTTCCGGGCCCACCAGGTCGGGCCGACCCGGCGCCTGCTGGACATGGTCGCGTCGATCCGGGGTGACCGCCCGCCGGCCGTGTCCCGGCGCGGGCTGGCCTGA
- a CDS encoding DUF1501 domain-containing protein codes for MDILTRRKFLIASGVTGAGALAAGATAYGLSDLFDTAGDRDQDSRTLVLVTLYGGNDGLNTVVPYADPAYHDARPELAYSAEEVKRLDDQVGLNPALTGLHGLFTAGRLAIVRGVGYPTPDRSHFRSMDIWQTARPDRPERTGWLGRWLDGAGGDPRLAVSFEPTLPPLLAGARSAGAAVPVTGRQARHPLGDKTLASLAAAEPGEPAGQARAAACFADLRAVDTMITEVREAAAAEEAENADAEEAPAATATGGARSSLQAQLDLVAQCVEVGVSSRVFSVSLGGFDTHADEKQLQAVLLGQVDKALSGFLDRMGSTEAGRKVVVAVYSEFGRRVRANASDGTDHGTASDVFLLGAGVRGGLYGEAPNLTELDDGDLRFTTDFRDVYATLLERVLDTDPGQVLGRWPGRLPDVLT; via the coding sequence ATGGACATCCTGACCCGGCGCAAGTTCCTGATCGCTAGTGGCGTCACGGGAGCCGGCGCGCTCGCGGCCGGCGCCACGGCGTACGGCCTGTCCGACCTGTTCGACACGGCCGGTGACCGCGACCAGGACAGCCGTACGCTGGTGCTGGTCACCCTGTACGGCGGCAACGACGGCCTCAACACCGTCGTCCCGTACGCCGATCCGGCGTACCACGACGCCCGCCCCGAGTTGGCGTACTCGGCCGAGGAGGTCAAGCGGCTCGACGACCAGGTCGGGTTGAACCCGGCGCTGACCGGACTGCACGGGCTGTTCACCGCCGGCCGGCTCGCCATCGTCCGAGGTGTCGGCTATCCGACACCCGACCGCAGTCACTTCCGCTCGATGGACATCTGGCAGACCGCCCGGCCCGACCGTCCCGAGCGCACCGGTTGGCTCGGCCGGTGGCTGGACGGAGCGGGCGGGGATCCCCGGCTCGCGGTCTCCTTCGAGCCGACCCTGCCGCCGCTGCTGGCCGGTGCCCGCAGCGCCGGAGCGGCCGTACCGGTCACCGGGCGGCAGGCCCGCCACCCGCTCGGCGACAAGACACTGGCCTCGCTCGCGGCGGCGGAGCCCGGCGAGCCGGCCGGCCAGGCCCGGGCGGCGGCCTGCTTCGCCGACCTGCGTGCCGTGGACACGATGATCACCGAGGTACGCGAGGCCGCGGCGGCCGAGGAGGCCGAGAACGCCGACGCCGAGGAGGCGCCGGCGGCGACCGCGACCGGCGGTGCGCGCAGCTCGCTCCAGGCCCAACTGGACCTGGTCGCGCAGTGCGTCGAGGTGGGCGTGTCGAGCCGGGTCTTCTCGGTCTCACTGGGCGGCTTCGACACCCACGCGGACGAGAAGCAGCTCCAGGCCGTGCTGCTCGGTCAGGTCGACAAGGCGCTGTCCGGCTTCCTCGACCGGATGGGCAGCACCGAGGCCGGCCGCAAGGTGGTGGTGGCGGTGTACTCGGAGTTCGGCCGGCGGGTCCGGGCCAACGCCTCGGACGGTACCGACCACGGCACCGCCTCGGACGTCTTCCTGCTCGGCGCGGGGGTGCGCGGCGGCCTCTACGGCGAAGCGCCGAACCTGACCGAGCTGGACGACGGCGACCTGCGCTTCACCACCGACTTCCGGGACGTCTACGCGACGCTGCTCGAACGGGTGCTCGACACCGATCCGGGCCAGGTGCTGGGCCGGTGGCCCGGCCGGTTGCCCGACGTCCTGACCTGA
- a CDS encoding DNA-3-methyladenine glycosylase I — MTDLVTGVDGLARCGWGASTPDYAAYHDEEWGRPLHGDDALYERLSLEAFQSGLSWLTILRKRPAFRSAFHGFRLETVARYDETDIARLMGDVGIVRNRAKIEAAIANARAALDLPDGLATLLWSFAPDARATRPGSFASVPAITAESTAMAKALKKRGFRFVGPTTAYALMQATGMVDDHLDGCHVKRPAAAVMG, encoded by the coding sequence GTGACTGATCTGGTGACCGGCGTCGACGGCCTGGCCCGCTGCGGCTGGGGCGCGAGCACGCCCGACTACGCCGCCTACCACGACGAGGAGTGGGGCCGGCCGCTGCACGGCGACGACGCCCTCTACGAGCGCCTGAGTCTGGAGGCGTTCCAGTCGGGGCTCTCCTGGCTGACCATCCTGCGGAAACGCCCCGCGTTCCGGAGCGCCTTCCACGGGTTCCGGCTGGAGACCGTCGCCCGGTACGACGAAACGGACATTGCCCGGCTGATGGGCGACGTCGGGATCGTACGGAACCGGGCCAAGATCGAAGCGGCGATCGCCAACGCCCGGGCCGCCCTGGACCTGCCGGACGGACTGGCGACGCTGCTCTGGTCCTTCGCCCCCGACGCCCGGGCGACCCGGCCCGGGTCCTTCGCCTCGGTGCCGGCCATCACCGCCGAGTCGACCGCGATGGCGAAGGCGCTCAAGAAGCGCGGTTTCCGTTTCGTCGGACCCACTACCGCGTACGCGCTGATGCAGGCCACCGGAATGGTGGACGACCATCTCGACGGTTGCCACGTGAAACGGCCGGCCGCCGCCGTGATGGGATAA
- the ndhC gene encoding NADH-quinone oxidoreductase subunit A translates to MTGYLGSYATLGLLLLASVLVFVGAFSANRVLRPAHPAEPVGKRTSYECGLDPVGSDWAQMQIRYYVYAYLYVLFAVEAVFLFPWAVVYDRPGFGVTTVVEMAIFVGVLALGILYAWRKNILRWTQ, encoded by the coding sequence ATGACCGGATACCTGGGGTCGTACGCGACGCTGGGGCTGCTGCTGCTCGCCAGCGTACTGGTCTTCGTCGGGGCGTTCTCGGCCAACCGGGTGCTCCGGCCGGCCCACCCCGCCGAGCCGGTCGGCAAGCGGACCAGCTACGAGTGCGGACTCGACCCGGTCGGCAGCGACTGGGCGCAGATGCAGATCCGCTACTACGTCTACGCCTACCTCTACGTCCTCTTCGCGGTCGAGGCGGTCTTCCTCTTCCCCTGGGCGGTGGTCTACGACCGGCCCGGGTTCGGCGTCACCACGGTCGTCGAGATGGCCATCTTCGTCGGGGTGCTCGCCCTGGGCATCCTCTACGCCTGGCGCAAGAACATCCTCCGCTGGACCCAGTGA
- a CDS encoding 2-oxoacid:acceptor oxidoreductase subunit alpha — MSKQVQQLDRVVIRFAGDSGDGMQLTGDRFTSETAQLGNDISTLPNFPAEIRAPAGTLPGVSSFQVHFADYDILTPGDAPNVLVAMNPAALKANLADLPRGADIIVNTDEFTKRNLAKVGYQVSPLEDGSLDAYALHPVALTSMTVGALAEHAVSKKDAERAKNMFALGLLSWMYSRPYASTLRFLERKFAARPELVAANTAAFKAGWNFGETTEDFGVRYEVKPAKMNPGTYRNITGNAALSLGLVAAGVRSGLPVFLGAYPITPASDILHELSKHKRFGVTTMQAEDEIAAIGAALGASYGGALGVTTTSGPGVALKGETISLAVALELPLVIVDVQRAGPSTGMPTKTEQADLNMALFGRHGEAPIAVIAPRSPSDCFFAALEAARIALTHRTPVILLSDNYVANGSEPWLLPDVDSLPDLRVEFATEPNGEDGKTFLPYLRDPATLARPWAIPGTPGLEHRIGGLEKADKTGDISYDPANHDFMVRTRAARIEAIEVPDVEVEDPDSDARVLVLGWGSTYGPIGAACRGLRQRGLPVAQAHLRHLAPLPANLGEVLGRYERVVIPEMNLGQLAHVIRARYLIDAISYNQVRGLPFTSTELETMLEEVVKNA, encoded by the coding sequence GTGAGCAAGCAGGTCCAACAACTGGATCGGGTGGTCATCCGGTTCGCCGGGGACTCCGGCGACGGTATGCAGCTCACCGGCGACCGATTCACCTCGGAAACCGCGCAACTGGGCAACGACATCTCGACGTTACCCAACTTCCCCGCGGAGATCCGCGCCCCTGCCGGCACCCTGCCCGGGGTGTCGAGCTTCCAGGTGCACTTCGCGGACTACGACATCCTGACCCCCGGCGACGCGCCGAACGTCCTGGTCGCGATGAATCCGGCCGCGCTGAAGGCCAACCTGGCCGACCTGCCCCGTGGCGCGGACATCATCGTGAACACCGACGAGTTCACCAAGCGCAACCTCGCCAAGGTCGGTTACCAGGTCAGTCCGCTCGAGGACGGCTCGCTGGACGCCTACGCCCTGCACCCGGTCGCGCTCACCTCGATGACCGTGGGCGCGCTGGCCGAGCACGCCGTCTCGAAGAAGGACGCCGAGCGGGCGAAGAACATGTTCGCGCTCGGGCTGCTCTCCTGGATGTACTCCCGGCCGTACGCCTCGACGCTCCGGTTCCTCGAACGCAAGTTCGCGGCCCGGCCGGAGTTGGTGGCGGCGAACACGGCGGCGTTCAAGGCGGGCTGGAACTTCGGCGAGACCACCGAGGACTTCGGAGTCCGGTACGAGGTCAAGCCGGCCAAGATGAACCCGGGCACCTACCGGAACATCACCGGCAACGCCGCGCTCTCGCTGGGCCTGGTCGCCGCCGGGGTCCGGTCGGGGCTGCCGGTGTTCCTCGGCGCCTATCCGATCACCCCGGCCTCGGACATCCTGCACGAGCTGAGCAAGCACAAGCGGTTCGGCGTCACCACGATGCAGGCCGAGGATGAGATCGCGGCCATCGGTGCGGCACTCGGGGCGTCGTACGGCGGGGCGCTCGGCGTCACCACCACCTCCGGTCCCGGTGTCGCGTTGAAGGGTGAGACGATCTCCCTCGCCGTGGCGCTGGAGCTGCCGCTGGTGATCGTCGACGTGCAGCGGGCCGGGCCGTCCACCGGCATGCCGACCAAGACCGAGCAGGCCGACCTCAACATGGCGCTGTTCGGCCGGCACGGCGAGGCTCCGATCGCGGTGATCGCCCCACGCTCACCGTCGGACTGCTTCTTCGCGGCCCTCGAAGCCGCCCGGATCGCGTTGACCCACCGGACCCCGGTGATCCTGCTCTCCGACAACTACGTGGCCAACGGCTCCGAGCCGTGGCTGCTGCCGGACGTGGACTCGCTGCCGGACCTGCGGGTCGAGTTCGCGACCGAGCCGAACGGCGAGGACGGCAAGACCTTCCTGCCGTACCTGCGCGACCCGGCGACGCTCGCCCGGCCGTGGGCGATCCCCGGCACGCCGGGGCTGGAGCACCGGATCGGCGGTCTGGAGAAGGCCGACAAGACCGGTGACATCTCGTACGACCCGGCGAACCACGACTTCATGGTCCGGACCCGGGCGGCCCGGATCGAGGCGATCGAGGTGCCGGACGTCGAGGTGGAGGATCCGGACTCGGACGCCCGGGTGCTGGTGCTCGGCTGGGGGTCGACGTACGGCCCGATCGGCGCGGCCTGTCGTGGGCTGCGCCAGCGGGGCCTGCCGGTGGCCCAGGCGCACCTGCGGCACCTGGCTCCGCTGCCGGCCAACCTCGGCGAGGTGCTGGGCCGCTACGAGCGGGTGGTGATCCCGGAGATGAACCTCGGTCAGCTGGCCCACGTGATCCGGGCCCGCTACCTGATCGACGCGATCTCCTACAACCAGGTCCGAGGGCTGCCGTTCACCTCCACCGAGCTGGAGACCATGCTGGAAGAGGTAGTCAAGAATGCCTGA
- a CDS encoding potassium channel family protein, with protein sequence MIHFPAVRRGPLRALSVRLGAALGLVLLIVTVVYVDRDGYRDVNEDGLTLLDSFYYSVVSLSTTGYGDITPITRGARLINVLVVTPARVLFLIILVGTTLEVLTEQYRTSLRLTRWRRTVKDHVIICGYGTKGRSAISALLETGYDKQRIIVVERGSAAVRQATSAGLVVVEGNATRSSVLNEAHVKNAKSVIIATDSDEVSVLVTLTVRQLTAGQVRIIAAAREAENAPLLRQSGAHHVIVSSATAGRLLGVSTSAPPLIDVVEDLLTPGQGMALAMRSASRDEVGVSPRKLEALVIALVRRGKVVSLADQAATAIETGDMLVYVRDDRPSNGNTDRNADRGSDQNR encoded by the coding sequence GTGATCCACTTTCCCGCCGTACGCCGGGGGCCACTGCGGGCGTTGAGCGTCCGGCTGGGCGCGGCGCTCGGTCTCGTGCTGCTGATCGTCACCGTGGTCTACGTCGACCGGGACGGCTACCGTGACGTCAACGAGGACGGGCTGACCCTGCTCGACTCCTTCTACTACTCGGTGGTCTCCCTCTCGACCACCGGGTACGGCGACATCACGCCGATCACCAGAGGCGCCCGGCTGATCAACGTGCTGGTCGTCACCCCGGCCCGGGTGCTGTTCCTGATCATCCTGGTCGGCACCACCCTGGAAGTCCTGACCGAGCAGTACCGCACCAGCCTCCGCTTGACGCGGTGGAGGAGGACCGTGAAGGACCACGTCATCATCTGCGGCTACGGCACCAAGGGCCGTAGCGCCATCTCCGCACTGCTCGAAACCGGCTACGACAAGCAGCGGATCATCGTCGTCGAACGCGGTTCCGCGGCGGTCCGACAGGCCACCTCGGCCGGACTGGTGGTGGTGGAGGGGAACGCCACCCGGTCGTCGGTGCTGAACGAGGCACACGTCAAGAACGCGAAGTCCGTGATCATCGCGACCGACAGCGACGAGGTCTCGGTGCTGGTGACCCTGACCGTACGTCAGCTCACCGCCGGGCAGGTCAGGATCATCGCCGCCGCCCGGGAGGCGGAGAACGCCCCGCTGCTGCGGCAGAGCGGGGCGCACCACGTCATCGTCTCGTCCGCGACCGCCGGTCGGCTCCTCGGCGTCTCCACCTCCGCCCCACCGCTGATCGACGTGGTGGAGGACCTGCTGACCCCGGGGCAGGGCATGGCGCTGGCCATGCGCTCGGCCAGCCGGGACGAGGTCGGCGTCTCGCCACGGAAGTTGGAGGCGCTGGTCATCGCCCTGGTCCGGCGCGGCAAGGTGGTATCGCTGGCGGATCAGGCCGCTACCGCCATCGAGACCGGCGACATGCTGGTGTACGTCCGGGACGACCGGCCCAGCAACGGGAACACCGACCGGAACGCGGACCGGGGTTCCGACCAGAACCGCTGA
- a CDS encoding 2-oxoacid:ferredoxin oxidoreductase subunit beta, whose translation MPEATNSGGGATATPVALKLTTKDFKSDQEVRWCPGCGDYAILAAVQSFMPELQIPRERTVFVSGIGCSSRFPYYMNTYGMHSIHGRAPAIATGLSVSRPDLSVWVVTGDGDALSIGGNHLIHALRRNVNLKILLFNNRIYGLTKGQYSPTSEIGKVTKSTPVGSADSPFNPLSLALGAEATFVARTIDSDRKHLQSVLRAAAEHEGSAFVEIYQNCNIFNDGAFDELKDAGTRDDYLIRLQHGEPITFGKDGQFCVVHPPGAFGLEVRETAAVPADEIVVHDATVDEPAYAFALSRLPGFALRNTPIGIFRDVRRPSYDSVVQSQVSSARAKATGTPEEQLAGLLSSGDTWTIL comes from the coding sequence ATGCCTGAGGCGACGAATTCCGGTGGCGGCGCGACCGCGACGCCCGTAGCCCTCAAGCTGACCACGAAGGACTTCAAGTCCGACCAGGAGGTCCGCTGGTGCCCCGGCTGCGGCGACTACGCGATCCTGGCCGCGGTCCAGTCGTTCATGCCGGAGTTGCAGATTCCCCGGGAGCGGACGGTCTTCGTCTCCGGCATCGGCTGCTCGTCCCGGTTCCCGTACTACATGAACACGTACGGGATGCACTCGATCCACGGCCGGGCGCCGGCGATCGCCACCGGGCTGTCGGTGTCCCGTCCGGACCTGTCGGTCTGGGTGGTGACCGGTGACGGCGACGCGCTGTCGATCGGTGGCAACCACCTGATCCACGCGCTGCGCCGGAACGTCAACCTCAAGATCCTGCTCTTCAACAACCGGATCTACGGGCTGACCAAGGGGCAGTACTCTCCGACGTCCGAAATCGGCAAGGTCACCAAGTCGACCCCGGTCGGCTCGGCGGACTCGCCGTTCAACCCGCTCTCCCTGGCCCTGGGCGCCGAGGCGACCTTCGTGGCCCGGACCATCGACTCGGACCGCAAGCACCTGCAGTCGGTGCTCCGCGCCGCCGCCGAGCACGAGGGGTCGGCGTTCGTGGAGATCTACCAGAACTGCAACATCTTCAACGACGGCGCGTTCGACGAGTTGAAGGACGCGGGCACCCGGGACGACTACCTGATCCGGTTGCAGCACGGCGAGCCGATCACGTTCGGCAAGGACGGCCAGTTCTGTGTCGTACACCCGCCGGGCGCGTTCGGGCTGGAGGTCCGGGAGACGGCAGCCGTACCGGCGGACGAGATCGTCGTGCACGACGCGACGGTGGACGAGCCGGCGTACGCCTTCGCGCTCTCCCGGCTGCCCGGGTTCGCCCTGCGGAACACCCCGATCGGGATCTTCCGGGACGTGCGGCGGCCCTCCTACGACAGCGTCGTCCAGAGCCAGGTCTCCTCGGCCCGGGCCAAGGCCACCGGTACGCCGGAGGAGCAGCTCGCCGGCCTGCTGAGCAGCGGAGACACCTGGACGATTCTCTGA
- a CDS encoding phospholipase yields MPRRLLTALAAGTFAVLAILGSASPAAAAVTPEQKLAVLSSWTQTSAGSYNAWNSARTNQGAWADYAFNWTTDYCSSSPDNPLGFDFELSCYRHDFGYRNYKAVSQFDPNKARLDSAFYEDLRRSCATYNVFVRPACNSLAWTYYQAVRVFGSVIISQSDLDKAAELKADGERRAAAAAAR; encoded by the coding sequence ATGCCCCGTCGCCTGCTCACCGCCCTGGCGGCCGGTACGTTCGCCGTACTGGCAATCCTCGGTTCCGCCTCGCCCGCCGCCGCCGCCGTCACCCCGGAGCAGAAGCTCGCCGTTCTGTCGAGCTGGACCCAGACCAGCGCCGGCAGCTACAACGCCTGGAACTCGGCCCGGACCAACCAGGGTGCCTGGGCCGACTACGCGTTCAACTGGACCACCGACTACTGCTCGTCGAGCCCGGACAACCCGCTCGGATTCGACTTCGAACTTTCCTGCTACCGGCACGACTTCGGGTACCGCAACTACAAGGCGGTCAGCCAGTTCGACCCGAACAAGGCCCGACTGGACAGCGCCTTCTACGAGGACCTGCGACGGTCCTGCGCGACGTACAACGTGTTCGTCCGGCCGGCCTGCAACAGCCTGGCGTGGACCTACTACCAGGCCGTACGGGTGTTCGGGTCCGTGATCATCTCGCAGTCCGACCTGGACAAGGCGGCGGAGCTCAAGGCCGACGGCGAGCGCCGGGCGGCGGCAGCGGCGGCTCGCTGA
- a CDS encoding SRPBCC family protein, producing MRAAAQPGAGEVTATVIVAAPAPRVFAALTAWERQGDWIPFTRVRLVEGDGGEGSLVEAVTTVGPAVLRDEMRVVRMDPPYEVRVVHCGRLLRGPGVLRCTQMDRDRTQVVWHEWFHLPGGPAARLAWPVLWPGSKVGLSQALKRFARLVEQGRLP from the coding sequence CTGCGGGCGGCGGCCCAGCCGGGTGCCGGAGAGGTCACCGCGACCGTCATCGTCGCCGCCCCGGCACCCCGGGTGTTCGCCGCCCTGACCGCCTGGGAGCGCCAGGGCGACTGGATTCCGTTCACCCGGGTCCGGCTGGTCGAGGGCGACGGGGGTGAGGGCAGCCTCGTCGAGGCGGTCACCACGGTCGGGCCGGCCGTGCTCCGCGACGAGATGCGGGTAGTCCGGATGGACCCGCCGTACGAGGTGCGGGTGGTGCACTGCGGACGCCTGTTGCGCGGTCCCGGGGTGCTGCGCTGTACCCAGATGGACCGGGACCGTACCCAGGTGGTCTGGCACGAGTGGTTCCACCTGCCCGGTGGGCCGGCCGCCCGGCTGGCCTGGCCGGTGCTCTGGCCCGGCTCCAAGGTCGGTCTCAGCCAGGCGCTGAAGCGGTTCGCCCGACTCGTGGAGCAGGGCCGGCTGCCCTGA